The genome window CTCGAGCTCGGCCTGCGAAAGCCGGAGGCGTTCGCGAAAGGCCTTCACCTCGCCCGTCGCGAGGAGGCCTTCCTCGCGCCTGATCTGGTCCGCTGCCAGCCGCTGCAGCGCGTCCGCCTGTTCGGGGAGAAAGAACGTCTCCCCGCACGCCGAGCACCTCATGAACTCGCCTTCCACGGTGACCGCGCGCTGGCCGATCAGGATTTCGCGCGGCTCGCGCACCGGCCGCGCCTCGCTGTCGCACGCGTAGCAGCGTTCGGTCATGGGACCCGT of Longimicrobium sp. contains these proteins:
- a CDS encoding type II TA system antitoxin MqsA family protein — encoded protein: MTERCYACDSEARPVREPREILIGQRAVTVEGEFMRCSACGETFFLPEQADALQRLAADQIRREEGLLATGEVKAFRERLRLSQAELEQLLGTGPKTVVRWERGTVTQSSTADTLMRVLMKHPDALHDLALERGVRIDTRDLAKAS